The genomic segment ATTCCTCACTCGTTAGAAATTTAAAAGCCTCAATAGTTGATTCAGGATTTGCGGATCCCTTTAAAAGACTCAATCCCCAGCTTCCCAGGGTTGAAGCAGGTTGATGACCCGTTTGTGCCACCATCGTTGTAATTCCTACTTTATTTCTGACCGGACTGTCTTTCTTTTGTAATTCAGCCCAGGCATAGGGCCAATTGCGCATAAAGGCTGCCTGGCCAGATTTGAAGCTCTGCAAGGCCTCAGGCTCAGCAAAGTTGGTGACGGCTCGTGGACTGATTCCTTGTTTAATCAGGTCATCAAGCCATTGCGCAGCGGCGACTCCTGGTGGTTGATCCAGGCCAATCTTTCCGGTTTCTGGTGCAAACCATTCACCACCGAAACCGTCAATAATTTCAAGAAAAACACAACTTAACCCTTCATATTGCCTGCCTTGCCACACATAGCCGTAGGGGATCTTTCCGCTAGACTGTAGTGACTTACTGATGCTCTCTAGGTCCTCCGGTGTCTGAGGGGGCTGATCCATCAGATCGGTGCGCCAATAGAGAAGGCCGATGTCAGCAGTCAGCGGCCAACGCAGCAGTGATCCCTGGTAATGGTTTCCTTCACTGGCACCTGTAGCAAGAGCGTTCACCTCATCGTTGGTGAAATAGCTGTCAAGGGATTCGAGCCAGCCCGCTTTTGCATATTTCGGCACCCACGTTACGTCCATTAGCAGTCCGTCAAAGGGCGTGTCCCCCAATAAAAGACTGCTGATTGCTAAGTCTGAAATTGCCTCGGTTTCCAAAGGACCCCGGATCACATTGAGATGAATACGGCCCTGGTGTTGTTGATTAAAGCTTTTGACCAGTTCAGCAGTTGAATCAGCAAATGGAGCCGGCATCAGAATGGAGACGTGATCTGGTTGCTTTGCAACAACAGAAATTCCCAATAGAACGCTGGCAATCGCGATGATGGAGACCATCAACAGCCTGAACGATCGCTGCCTAATCCAGAGCATCGTTTTACTCCTGGGTTTCGAGTGCACCCATTTGTTCAGCAGCCCAGTCCGAAACTGTGAAGGCCTCAACAGCGGAGCTCATTTTCTCCATCCTTTCCATTTGCT from the Synechococcus sp. UW179A genome contains:
- a CDS encoding ABC transporter substrate-binding protein, which encodes MLWIRQRSFRLLMVSIIAIASVLLGISVVAKQPDHVSILMPAPFADSTAELVKSFNQQHQGRIHLNVIRGPLETEAISDLAISSLLLGDTPFDGLLMDVTWVPKYAKAGWLESLDSYFTNDEVNALATGASEGNHYQGSLLRWPLTADIGLLYWRTDLMDQPPQTPEDLESISKSLQSSGKIPYGYVWQGRQYEGLSCVFLEIIDGFGGEWFAPETGKIGLDQPPGVAAAQWLDDLIKQGISPRAVTNFAEPEALQSFKSGQAAFMRNWPYAWAELQKKDSPVRNKVGITTMVAQTGHQPASTLGSWGLSLLKGSANPESTIEAFKFLTSEESQHYLYTKYGYTPTQRAIFNDQNLLKKNPSLQSIGEALQYARSRPETPLYAQISDVLQRKLSATLTGMTAPPVGMQQAERSTSQVLEASGAAP